The following proteins come from a genomic window of Flavobacterium eburneipallidum:
- the xerD gene encoding site-specific tyrosine recombinase XerD produces MNWKSDIKNYQSYLKIERGLSKNTIDNYSFDIERLCLFLDENQIVVSPIKIGEETLQQFIYSVSKEVNPRSQARIISGLKSFFSYLIFEDYRVDNPMELIETPKTGRKLPDTLSVKEIDALIAAIDLSSNEGERNRAMLETLYGCGLRVSELVSLKISDLFFEEGFIKITGKGNKQRFVPVGDLTQKYIQIYKDTVRTHLNIKKGHEDTLFLNRRGSQLTRAMVFTIIKNLATEINLKKSISPHTLRHSFATHLLENGADLRSIQLMLGHESITTTEIYVHLDRRYLTEVINNFHPRR; encoded by the coding sequence ATGAATTGGAAATCGGATATTAAAAATTATCAATCGTATCTAAAAATAGAAAGAGGTTTGTCGAAAAATACTATTGACAATTATTCTTTTGATATCGAACGCTTATGTCTTTTCTTGGACGAAAATCAAATAGTGGTTTCACCAATAAAAATAGGCGAAGAAACCCTTCAACAATTCATTTACAGTGTTTCTAAAGAAGTAAATCCTCGTTCGCAAGCCAGAATTATTTCAGGACTAAAAAGTTTTTTTAGCTATTTAATTTTCGAAGATTATAGAGTTGACAATCCAATGGAATTGATAGAAACGCCCAAAACAGGCAGAAAACTTCCAGATACTTTATCTGTAAAAGAAATTGACGCTTTGATTGCTGCAATAGATTTGAGTTCTAATGAAGGCGAAAGAAACCGAGCGATGTTAGAAACACTTTATGGTTGCGGACTTCGGGTTTCAGAATTAGTTTCCTTGAAAATTTCTGATTTGTTTTTTGAAGAAGGCTTTATTAAAATTACTGGAAAAGGGAATAAACAACGCTTTGTTCCTGTTGGGGATTTGACCCAAAAATACATTCAAATTTACAAAGATACTGTTCGAACGCATCTGAATATAAAAAAAGGGCACGAAGATACTTTGTTTTTGAATAGGAGAGGAAGTCAGTTGACACGAGCAATGGTTTTTACTATAATCAAAAATTTAGCTACTGAAATTAATTTGAAGAAAAGTATTAGTCCACATACTTTGCGTCATTCTTTTGCAACGCATCTTCTCGAAAATGGTGCCGATTTACGTTCCATTCAATTAATGTTAGGACACGAATCCATAACTACTACAGAAATTTATGTGCATTTGGATAGAAGGTATTTAACCGAAGTAATTAATAATTTTCATCCGAGGAGATAG
- a CDS encoding cell division protein ZapA: MDEKLKIKISIADRVYPLTVDMSQEEGLRSASKKIDIMIKQFEENYAVRDKQDVLAMCALQFASQVEQKQIDNTINGDETIERIKKINAVLDQYLDK; encoded by the coding sequence ATGGACGAAAAGCTTAAAATTAAAATATCGATTGCGGACAGGGTTTACCCTTTGACGGTTGACATGTCTCAAGAAGAAGGACTGCGAAGTGCTTCGAAAAAAATTGATATCATGATTAAGCAATTTGAAGAAAATTATGCCGTTCGTGACAAGCAAGATGTGTTAGCCATGTGTGCTTTACAATTTGCCTCTCAAGTAGAACAAAAACAAATTGATAACACCATAAACGGTGACGAAACCATTGAAAGAATCAAGAAAATCAATGCGGTTTTAGATCAATATCTCGATAAATAA
- the rny gene encoding ribonuclease Y, with protein sequence MDILTIIISGIVGIAAGFGIAKIIEKSNISNLIKSAKKEAASILKEANQEAENIKKDKILQAKEKFIELKAEHEQVILSRDQKMAEVEKRIRDKESQVSNELSKAKKINDEFENKTIEYNSKIESLEKKQVEVDKLHKSHLQQLEVIAGLSTEDAKNQLIEGLKAEAKTEAMSHIQDTIEEAKLTAQQEAKKIIINTIQRVGTEEAVENCVSVFNIESDDVKGRIIGREGRNIRAIEAATGVEIIVDDTPEAIILSCFDPVRREIARLSLHKLVTDGRIHPARIEEVVAKTTKQIDDEIIEVGKRTVIDLGIHGLHPELIKVVGRMKYRSSYGQNLLQHSREVSKLCGIMAAELGLNVKLAKRAGLLHDIGKVPDTESDLPHALLGMQWAEKYGEKEEVCNAIGAHHDEIEMKSLLSPIIQVCDAISGARPGARRQVLDSYIQRLKDLEEVAYGFSGVKNAYAIQAGRELRVIVESEKVSDDNAATLSFEISQKIQTEMTYPGQVKVTVIRETRAVNIAK encoded by the coding sequence ATGGACATTTTAACAATAATTATTTCAGGAATCGTAGGCATTGCAGCAGGTTTTGGTATCGCTAAAATAATAGAAAAAAGCAATATTTCTAATCTGATTAAGAGCGCAAAAAAAGAAGCTGCTTCCATACTAAAAGAAGCCAATCAAGAAGCCGAAAACATCAAAAAAGATAAAATTCTTCAAGCAAAAGAAAAATTTATCGAATTGAAAGCCGAACACGAACAAGTGATACTTTCTCGTGATCAAAAAATGGCTGAAGTAGAAAAAAGAATTCGTGACAAAGAATCACAAGTTTCAAACGAACTATCCAAAGCTAAAAAAATAAACGACGAATTCGAAAACAAGACAATTGAATACAACTCAAAAATAGAATCATTAGAAAAGAAACAAGTAGAAGTTGATAAATTACACAAAAGCCACTTACAACAACTAGAAGTGATTGCTGGTTTATCTACTGAAGATGCCAAAAATCAATTGATTGAAGGTTTGAAAGCAGAAGCCAAAACCGAGGCCATGTCGCACATTCAAGATACTATTGAAGAAGCAAAATTAACCGCTCAACAAGAAGCGAAGAAAATCATTATAAACACCATCCAAAGAGTTGGAACAGAAGAAGCTGTAGAAAATTGTGTATCTGTTTTCAACATCGAATCCGATGATGTAAAAGGTAGAATCATTGGTCGTGAAGGTAGAAACATCAGAGCTATTGAAGCTGCAACTGGAGTTGAAATCATTGTTGACGACACTCCAGAGGCTATTATCCTTTCGTGTTTTGACCCTGTTCGTAGAGAAATTGCTCGTTTGTCTTTGCACAAATTAGTAACCGACGGAAGAATTCACCCAGCTCGTATTGAAGAAGTAGTAGCTAAAACTACCAAACAAATTGACGATGAAATCATAGAAGTGGGTAAACGTACCGTAATCGATTTAGGAATTCACGGTTTACATCCGGAATTAATAAAAGTGGTGGGTAGAATGAAATACCGTTCATCTTACGGACAAAATTTACTACAGCACTCTCGCGAAGTTTCTAAACTTTGTGGAATCATGGCTGCTGAATTGGGATTGAATGTAAAACTAGCCAAAAGAGCTGGTTTGTTACACGATATTGGTAAAGTTCCAGATACCGAAAGTGATTTACCTCACGCTTTATTAGGAATGCAATGGGCGGAGAAATATGGCGAAAAAGAAGAAGTTTGCAATGCCATTGGAGCACACCACGACGAAATCGAAATGAAATCGTTATTATCGCCAATTATCCAAGTTTGTGATGCGATTTCAGGAGCAAGACCAGGAGCAAGAAGACAGGTTTTAGATTCTTACATCCAACGTTTGAAAGATCTTGAAGAAGTAGCTTACGGATTTAGCGGAGTAAAAAATGCTTACGCCATTCAAGCTGGTAGAGAACTTCGTGTAATTGTGGAAAGTGAAAAAGTTTCTGATGATAATGCAGCTACTTTATCTTTCGAAATTTCACAAAAAATACAAACCGAAATGACTTATCCAGGTCAGGTTAAAGTAACAGTGATTAGAGAAACTAGAGCGGTGAATATTGCTAAGTAA
- a CDS encoding Uma2 family endonuclease codes for MGLPEILYISQKDYLEAERLAVEKHEYFKGEIFAMSGASITHNKIFSNSFSDIGSKLKGKKCQPFGSDLRVHIPKNTLFTYPDISIICGEIETTDDKFDTITNPSVIIEILSPSTRNYDKGEKFTLYREIDSLQEYILIDSERIMVEKFIRNADNSWQLTEYKTIEQSFSIATVDIEMQLIDIYDGIKIV; via the coding sequence ATGGGACTTCCTGAAATACTTTACATTAGCCAAAAAGACTATTTAGAAGCCGAACGCTTGGCTGTAGAAAAACACGAATATTTCAAAGGAGAAATTTTTGCCATGAGTGGTGCTTCGATTACACATAACAAGATTTTTTCTAATTCATTTTCAGACATTGGTAGCAAATTGAAAGGTAAAAAATGCCAACCTTTTGGGAGTGATTTAAGAGTTCATATTCCCAAAAATACCTTATTTACTTATCCCGACATCAGCATTATTTGTGGCGAAATAGAAACTACCGATGACAAATTTGATACCATAACCAATCCATCAGTAATTATCGAAATTCTTTCGCCATCGACTAGAAATTATGATAAGGGAGAAAAATTTACTTTGTACCGAGAAATAGATTCTTTGCAAGAATACATCTTGATTGATTCGGAACGTATTATGGTTGAAAAATTCATTCGGAATGCAGATAACAGCTGGCAATTGACAGAATACAAAACTATCGAACAAAGTTTTAGCATTGCAACTGTTGATATTGAAATGCAATTAATTGATATTTATGATGGTATTAAAATAGTTTGA